The Solibacillus sp. FSL W7-1436 genome window below encodes:
- a CDS encoding MATE family efflux transporter, whose translation MKKGTKELSLFKLTWPLFLELFLFMLMGLADTFMLSAVSDDAVAGVGTANQYIQIAILLLGVIGTGASIVVSQYLGSRLIAEASQIAALSVTLNLLVGLVISGLFLLFSDVLMKMMNLQGAVLEAAQSYLVIVGGFIFVQALITSMSSIIRVQGWTKQTMYVSLAMNIVHVVLNYILIFGKFGMPELGVEGAAISSVISRVLAASVFFWLLYQALEVRIEWADYYRLSKNYISKILKIGVPSALEQVLYQTNQIVLLYYVTFIGAEALSARQYAVNISMFTYLFALAIGMATAILVGRYVGAGDKELAYTKVWFGVKSALIFTLSMVAIITLLREPLMGLFTDNEEIIKIGASVLLLSILLETGRTINITIINSLRASGDAAYPVRIGFVSMIVVGLSLGYLFVFVLDLGLVGVWLAIACDEWIRAVLVIFRWRSRKWERYAIVSSDK comes from the coding sequence TTGAAAAAAGGCACGAAAGAATTAAGTTTATTTAAGTTAACATGGCCATTATTTTTAGAGTTGTTCCTATTTATGCTGATGGGATTAGCGGATACTTTTATGTTAAGTGCTGTGTCGGATGATGCAGTAGCAGGAGTAGGAACAGCCAATCAATATATACAAATCGCAATATTATTATTGGGGGTAATCGGTACAGGTGCTTCCATAGTTGTTTCTCAATATTTAGGATCTCGCCTTATTGCAGAAGCATCCCAAATTGCTGCTTTATCGGTAACTCTCAATTTGCTCGTCGGTTTAGTCATCAGCGGGTTATTTTTATTGTTTTCCGATGTTTTAATGAAGATGATGAATCTGCAAGGAGCTGTATTGGAAGCAGCTCAAAGCTATTTAGTCATTGTCGGAGGATTCATATTCGTTCAGGCTTTAATCACTTCCATGTCTTCAATTATCCGTGTACAGGGCTGGACGAAACAAACAATGTATGTGTCGCTTGCGATGAATATTGTGCACGTTGTTTTAAACTATATATTAATCTTCGGTAAATTTGGTATGCCGGAACTTGGTGTTGAAGGTGCAGCGATATCTTCAGTTATTAGTCGTGTGCTTGCTGCATCTGTATTTTTCTGGCTTTTATACCAGGCATTAGAAGTTCGTATTGAGTGGGCGGATTACTATAGATTATCCAAAAACTATATATCTAAAATCTTAAAAATCGGGGTACCGTCTGCGCTTGAGCAGGTGCTCTACCAGACAAATCAAATCGTCCTTCTCTATTATGTAACATTTATTGGAGCCGAGGCATTGTCTGCCCGTCAGTATGCCGTTAATATTTCGATGTTTACTTATCTTTTTGCATTGGCCATCGGGATGGCGACAGCTATTTTGGTCGGCCGTTATGTGGGAGCTGGTGATAAGGAGCTGGCCTATACTAAAGTATGGTTTGGCGTAAAATCGGCGCTGATTTTTACATTGTCAATGGTTGCAATTATTACCCTCCTCAGAGAACCGCTGATGGGTCTCTTTACTGACAATGAAGAAATCATTAAAATCGGGGCTAGTGTTTTACTATTAAGTATTTTACTGGAGACAGGAAGAACAATTAACATTACAATCATTAATTCACTGCGTGCTTCCGGGGATGCCGCATACCCTGTGCGAATCGGATTTGTTTCAATGATTGTCGTCGGGCTATCGCTAGGTTATTTATTCGTCTTCGTACTTGATTTAGGCCTTGTCGGTGTATGGCTGGCTATTGCCTGTGACGAATGGATCCGTGCCGTGCTCGTTATTTTCCGCTGGCGCAGCCGAAAATGGGAACGCTATGCGATTGTCAGTTCAGATAAATAA
- a CDS encoding homoserine dehydrogenase encodes MQKNKYRIHSNVLFEIAQSRSFTEKDNIDERFDEEGKIKLLSDRAGADLSLSIVKTEDGIAFSVKWDDSEEVFKGWNMAWEEFIWCLGVVNKPLEEAAKKAAEEAKLRAAEEALLAEENAELEEAVTEEAVTEETSTEESSK; translated from the coding sequence ATGCAAAAAAATAAATACCGAATTCATAGTAATGTTCTTTTTGAAATTGCGCAAAGCCGTTCATTCACAGAAAAGGATAATATCGATGAACGCTTCGATGAAGAGGGAAAAATTAAATTGTTAAGTGACCGTGCTGGAGCGGATTTATCACTTTCTATTGTAAAAACTGAAGACGGAATCGCTTTTTCAGTAAAATGGGACGACTCTGAAGAAGTTTTCAAAGGGTGGAACATGGCATGGGAAGAATTTATCTGGTGCTTAGGTGTTGTCAACAAACCACTTGAAGAAGCGGCAAAAAAAGCAGCTGAAGAAGCAAAACTTCGTGCAGCTGAAGAAGCATTGCTGGCAGAGGAAAATGCCGAACTTGAAGAAGCTGTAACAGAGGAAGCCGTAACAGAAGAAACTTCAACTGAAGAATCATCTAAATAA
- a CDS encoding YcdB/YcdC domain-containing protein, with protein sequence MKKWTSALGMSIVSLGLLASPALAEASVNPKEERVPIYVAMTDESVTKEQLIQILKTKLPEMFATYSNSDFQMTSMSYHYADDLTTRYELTFQKKVNKQTEGGSVSFRSDNLEIEHLYFNPANLKDALFPGKITEEQGRKIAEDFVKKVVSSSNYVLSTETPSYFSGLITEPITYNYTFNSTEKNIPIQDQSIVVSVLGDGKIQYFTQMSPDQKRMSFEEATNIVSKEAALEKMKDQLNLTLQYSIDYLSNSSKPSVKLVYLPAPNVIGLHATSNKWATTTGKTDSLNSKAALQPLAPKQLKESSPITIDDAKEIAKQLVESQGNTTKFTIDHAYEYQMNEQAVISVSYSYRYRNGSFGSSIEFNKNTGELISYSDYYSPIPFEDDETENAVPRMDKDKVLAAAEKYVKELAPTSVHEYAKLNTEPVYDKDSKVHYVNFPRIKNGLIVNGDSLSVTIDDEGKLKSFYRYPLEIEEWPDADATVSSEEAKKLFADALDVKLVYHRLQNEDGKYELVYVPTVNGQEYYQVDANSGEIVSPYAQAKKAKVTHPTAEKELNYLIQAGAIEVKDPNTFNADTAITQGQALQTIIKSITYFYEDYYAYRQEQPPVSFEHINPDHPYYNVVETATRLGILNPLEDELNIDQKVTNEQLAVWYIRTLGLEQAAKHPEIYQLTIKDAADVDPEKIGYVAISHVLGLQGTDQSMFLPKREVTYAQLAKSIIELAYEIAEKRNSGSYYY encoded by the coding sequence CAATGACGGATGAAAGTGTTACTAAAGAACAGTTGATACAAATTTTAAAAACGAAATTACCGGAGATGTTCGCTACATACTCTAACAGTGATTTCCAAATGACATCAATGAGTTACCATTATGCCGATGATTTGACGACGCGTTACGAGTTGACATTCCAGAAAAAAGTTAATAAACAAACGGAAGGCGGCAGTGTCTCATTCAGATCGGACAATCTTGAAATAGAGCATCTGTATTTTAATCCTGCAAATTTGAAGGATGCTTTATTCCCAGGAAAAATAACGGAAGAACAAGGGCGTAAAATCGCGGAAGATTTCGTTAAAAAGGTTGTTTCATCATCCAATTACGTATTATCTACCGAAACACCAAGTTATTTCAGCGGCCTAATTACGGAGCCAATTACGTACAACTACACCTTCAATTCCACTGAAAAGAATATTCCGATACAGGATCAGTCAATTGTAGTAAGTGTGCTTGGCGATGGCAAAATCCAGTATTTCACTCAAATGAGCCCGGACCAAAAACGCATGTCATTTGAAGAGGCGACAAATATAGTTTCAAAAGAAGCCGCTTTAGAAAAGATGAAGGATCAATTAAATTTAACCTTGCAATACTCGATTGATTATTTGTCGAATTCTTCTAAACCTTCAGTAAAACTTGTATACTTGCCAGCACCTAATGTCATTGGTTTACATGCAACATCGAATAAATGGGCAACAACAACAGGCAAGACAGATTCTTTAAACAGCAAGGCGGCATTACAACCGCTTGCTCCTAAACAGTTAAAAGAATCGTCGCCAATCACAATTGACGATGCGAAAGAAATTGCAAAACAGTTAGTAGAAAGCCAGGGGAATACAACCAAATTCACGATTGATCATGCTTATGAATATCAAATGAATGAACAGGCAGTAATCAGTGTGTCGTATTCTTACCGTTACCGAAACGGATCTTTCGGTTCATCGATCGAATTCAATAAAAATACAGGGGAACTTATCTCTTACTCAGACTATTATAGTCCAATACCGTTTGAAGATGATGAAACGGAAAACGCAGTACCAAGAATGGATAAAGATAAGGTCCTGGCAGCAGCTGAGAAATATGTGAAGGAACTTGCTCCGACATCCGTACATGAATATGCAAAGCTAAATACAGAACCTGTTTATGATAAAGATTCGAAAGTGCACTATGTGAACTTCCCGAGAATTAAAAATGGACTGATTGTAAATGGAGACAGTCTGTCAGTAACAATTGATGATGAAGGGAAACTGAAATCATTCTACCGCTATCCTTTAGAAATCGAGGAATGGCCGGATGCTGATGCTACTGTTTCAAGCGAAGAGGCAAAAAAACTGTTTGCGGATGCACTGGATGTTAAGCTTGTTTACCACAGGCTGCAAAACGAAGACGGCAAATATGAGCTCGTTTATGTGCCGACAGTGAATGGACAAGAGTACTACCAGGTCGATGCCAACAGCGGTGAAATTGTCAGCCCATATGCACAGGCGAAAAAAGCGAAAGTCACTCACCCGACTGCCGAGAAGGAACTGAACTATCTAATCCAGGCAGGGGCGATTGAAGTGAAAGACCCGAATACTTTCAATGCAGATACAGCCATTACACAAGGTCAGGCACTGCAAACAATAATAAAATCCATCACATATTTCTATGAAGATTATTATGCATATCGCCAGGAGCAGCCACCTGTTTCATTCGAACATATCAATCCGGATCATCCATATTATAATGTAGTGGAAACAGCAACACGTTTAGGGATTTTAAATCCGCTAGAAGATGAATTGAATATCGACCAAAAAGTAACAAATGAGCAATTAGCTGTTTGGTACATCCGTACTCTTGGTCTTGAACAAGCAGCGAAGCACCCTGAGATTTATCAGTTAACGATTAAAGATGCGGCTGATGTGGATCCGGAAAAAATCGGATATGTGGCGATTTCACATGTGCTAGGACTACAAGGTACAGATCAATCGATGTTCCTGCCGAAAAGAGAAGTAACGTATGCACAGCTGGCTAAATCCATTATCGAACTTGCATATGAAATTGCAGAAAAAAGAAATAGCGGTTCATATTACTACTAA